From the genome of Maribacter algicola, one region includes:
- a CDS encoding L-rhamnose mutarotase → MITKRLCFALDLKNDPKLIQGYIEHHQKVWPEILDSIKDAGIINMEIYNVSNRLFMVMEVTNEFSLKTKGEKDRNNTKVQEWENLMDTFQQKLPGTPKGEKWVQMTRIFKL, encoded by the coding sequence ATGATTACAAAAAGACTTTGTTTCGCCCTGGACCTCAAGAATGATCCAAAACTCATTCAAGGGTACATTGAACACCACCAAAAAGTTTGGCCCGAAATATTAGATAGTATTAAAGACGCTGGAATTATAAACATGGAGATATATAATGTATCAAATAGGCTCTTTATGGTTATGGAGGTGACCAATGAATTTTCTTTAAAAACAAAAGGAGAAAAGGATAGAAACAATACCAAGGTGCAAGAATGGGAAAACTTGATGGATACGTTCCAACAAAAACTACCCGGAACCCCAAAAGGGGAAAAATGGGTTCAAATGACTAGAATATTTAAATTATAA
- the fucP gene encoding L-fucose:H+ symporter permease produces MTQKEKIPVVSKKVIIPFILITSLFGLWGFANAVTDPMVQAFKKVLELSNSQAAWVQMAFYGGYFCMALPAALFVRKYSYKVGVLIGLALYAGGALLFYPAAITEQFWFFCLGLYVLTFGLAFLETTANPYILAMGDPRTATQRLNLAQAFNPVGLILGLLVAQQFVLQRLQSDDIENYAALEEAKKVMIRTADLMVIRNPYVILGLVILVVFVLILLSKMPQKKGDGITESLSDTFKGLSKNLNYILGVFSQVLYVGAQIMCWTFIYQYAEAIGMSSDIAANYQFIAFILFFVGRAIGTYLLRFIASGKLLMIYAALAILASIGTIFIEGPVGLYCLVSITLFMSIMFPTIYGIALEGMGEEESKIGAAGLVMAIVGGALMPKFQGMLIDLGGYGVNDIQIMGVSEVNFSFILPLLCFLFIAFYGFKVNKQKRAFIQ; encoded by the coding sequence ATGACCCAGAAAGAAAAAATACCCGTAGTATCAAAAAAAGTAATCATTCCCTTTATACTTATTACTTCCTTATTTGGTCTGTGGGGCTTTGCAAATGCGGTTACAGACCCAATGGTACAAGCTTTTAAAAAGGTATTGGAACTATCCAATTCCCAAGCGGCTTGGGTGCAAATGGCATTTTACGGAGGGTATTTTTGTATGGCATTACCGGCTGCTTTATTTGTTAGAAAATATAGCTACAAAGTAGGTGTACTTATTGGTTTGGCTCTCTATGCCGGTGGGGCCTTACTTTTTTATCCTGCCGCTATCACTGAACAATTTTGGTTCTTCTGTTTAGGTTTATATGTATTAACATTTGGTCTGGCGTTTTTAGAAACTACCGCCAACCCATATATTTTGGCAATGGGAGATCCTAGAACTGCCACTCAACGTTTAAACCTAGCACAAGCCTTTAACCCAGTTGGATTAATTTTAGGCCTGTTGGTTGCGCAACAATTTGTGCTTCAAAGATTGCAATCAGACGATATTGAAAATTATGCTGCACTAGAAGAGGCCAAAAAAGTCATGATCCGCACGGCGGACCTAATGGTCATCAGAAACCCTTATGTGATTTTAGGGTTGGTGATACTCGTGGTATTTGTGCTGATATTACTGAGTAAAATGCCTCAAAAAAAAGGCGATGGAATTACTGAAAGCTTGTCGGACACATTCAAAGGGCTCAGCAAAAACCTTAACTATATCTTGGGCGTTTTTTCTCAAGTATTGTACGTAGGCGCACAAATTATGTGCTGGACATTTATATATCAATATGCTGAGGCAATAGGAATGTCGAGCGATATCGCTGCCAATTATCAATTCATTGCATTCATCCTATTTTTTGTAGGTAGGGCAATTGGCACCTATTTGTTAAGATTCATTGCTTCGGGCAAGCTTTTGATGATTTATGCCGCTTTAGCAATTTTGGCCAGTATTGGGACCATTTTTATTGAGGGTCCGGTTGGATTATATTGTCTAGTATCTATAACACTTTTCATGTCCATTATGTTCCCAACCATTTATGGAATAGCCTTGGAAGGAATGGGCGAGGAAGAATCAAAAATTGGTGCTGCCGGTCTGGTAATGGCAATCGTGGGTGGTGCTTTGATGCCCAAATTTCAGGGTATGTTAATAGACTTAGGCGGTTATGGGGTGAACGACATTCAGATTATGGGCGTTAGTGAGGTGAATTTCTCTTTTATCCTTCCACTATTATGTTTTCTGTTTATTGCTTTTTATGGCTTTAAGGTAAACAAGCAAAAACGAGCTTTTATCCAATGA
- a CDS encoding L-fucose dehydrogenase translates to MNLYLKDKVIIVTGGSAGIGRGISLALAKEGAIPFIIGRTKEKVDACAKEIENLGGIVGKAYAELTNVNECEIAVSTALEQFGRIDGLVNNAGVNDSIGLEHGSVDDFVKSIHKNLTHYYTMAKLVLPQLKKNKGAIVNIGSKTSMTGQGGTSGYAAANGGRNALTREWAVELLPYSIRVNAIIVAECYTPLYDKWIKTFDSPEEKLADITKNIPLENRMTTKEEIADTVLFLLSSRSSHTTGQLLFVDGGYTHLDRSL, encoded by the coding sequence ATGAATCTCTATTTAAAGGATAAGGTAATCATAGTTACTGGTGGCTCTGCAGGCATAGGTAGAGGCATCAGTCTTGCGTTGGCAAAGGAAGGTGCTATTCCGTTCATAATAGGCAGAACAAAAGAGAAAGTGGATGCCTGTGCAAAAGAAATTGAAAACCTGGGCGGTATAGTAGGGAAAGCGTATGCGGAACTTACCAATGTAAATGAATGCGAAATTGCCGTAAGTACTGCCTTGGAACAATTTGGTCGTATAGATGGTTTGGTAAACAATGCCGGTGTAAATGATTCAATTGGTTTAGAGCATGGTTCGGTAGACGATTTTGTGAAATCTATACATAAAAATTTGACGCATTATTACACTATGGCGAAATTGGTTCTACCCCAATTGAAAAAAAATAAAGGAGCCATCGTCAATATTGGTTCCAAAACCTCAATGACAGGTCAAGGAGGCACTTCTGGGTATGCTGCGGCAAATGGTGGCCGTAATGCTTTGACCAGGGAGTGGGCCGTTGAGCTTCTGCCCTACTCTATTAGGGTGAATGCAATTATTGTAGCTGAATGTTATACGCCATTATATGATAAGTGGATAAAAACATTTGATAGCCCTGAAGAAAAACTTGCGGATATCACCAAAAACATTCCGTTGGAAAATAGAATGACCACGAAAGAGGAAATTGCGGATACCGTCTTGTTTTTGTTGTCGTCCCGTTCAAGTCATACCACCGGTCAATTACTTTTTGTAGATGGCGGTTACACCCATTTAGATCGTTCGTTATAA
- a CDS encoding amidohydrolase family protein — translation MIIDSHQHFWKYHPVKDAWITDDMKRIKQDFLPEHLAPIYNSLNVGGCVAVQADQSEDETEFLLALAQKHTWIKGVVGWVDLQNPNVGDRLSYFAKNPCFKGVRHILQAENEDFMLNPKFQFGISQLGTLNLTYDILVYPTHLKNAGILVSKFPQNKFVLDHMAKPYIKSGEIYQWKRDIKLMAQNPNVYCKLSGFVTEADFSTWNYEDFKPYFDVIFEAFGIYRILFGSDWPVCLLAAEYHKVLNIVKRYINELNIDEKQAILGGNASRFYNLN, via the coding sequence ATGATTATAGATAGTCATCAGCATTTCTGGAAATACCATCCTGTTAAGGATGCCTGGATAACTGATGATATGAAGCGAATTAAACAAGATTTTCTTCCAGAGCATTTAGCCCCTATTTACAATTCCCTGAACGTTGGGGGTTGCGTTGCCGTACAAGCAGATCAATCTGAAGACGAAACGGAATTCCTATTGGCGTTAGCACAAAAACATACATGGATAAAAGGGGTCGTAGGATGGGTAGATTTACAAAATCCCAATGTAGGTGATCGATTGTCATATTTTGCTAAAAATCCATGTTTTAAAGGAGTGCGGCATATTTTACAAGCCGAAAATGAAGACTTTATGCTTAATCCTAAATTTCAATTTGGTATTTCCCAATTAGGTACCCTAAACCTAACGTACGATATTTTGGTGTACCCTACCCACTTAAAAAATGCAGGTATACTTGTATCCAAGTTTCCCCAAAACAAATTCGTTCTGGATCATATGGCGAAACCTTATATTAAATCCGGCGAAATTTATCAATGGAAAAGGGATATTAAACTTATGGCTCAAAATCCAAATGTGTACTGTAAGCTTTCCGGTTTTGTTACCGAGGCCGACTTCTCAACATGGAACTATGAGGATTTTAAGCCCTATTTCGATGTGATATTTGAAGCCTTTGGCATCTACAGAATTCTATTTGGTTCAGATTGGCCGGTATGTTTGTTGGCTGCAGAGTATCATAAAGTTCTTAATATAGTAAAGCGGTATATCAACGAACTTAATATAGATGAAAAGCAAGCCATCTTAGGTGGTAATGCATCAAGATTTTACAATCTTAACTAG